Proteins found in one Asterias rubens chromosome 12, eAstRub1.3, whole genome shotgun sequence genomic segment:
- the LOC117297515 gene encoding excitatory amino acid transporter 3-like, whose product MSDIEEMKAPTTDGKSGLVDDQSSRGSWGACCCGFLRRNLLVLLLLISLILGVGVGFIIKFCTDIELSAKEIGYISFPGTLFLNMLKMIIVPLIVSSLVAGMSSLDKRVSGVLGLKALVYYFLTTLMAVILGIIMVMAISPGSHGQTDMIDRSGKSEHVNTVDSFLDLLRNMFPPNIIEACFRTYKTAQIEVMPMDDKMMMSTTMSPSMTTSMADMEGITTMDNMTKKIIMFQSMGGYQDRSNVLGLVVFSCILGIVLGRMGPEGDPLKAFANSLMETIMRLVSIIIWISPIGIFFLILGKILAMDDWVKVFSQIGLYSITVISGLLIHGLLVLPLIFLIFTRRNPVTYIKGVSPALMTAFATASSSATLPLTMSCLENNNRIDKRVTRFMLPIGATVNMDGTALYEAVAAIFIAQVNGFELDIATIITVSVTATLASVGAAGIPQAGLVTLVIVLNAVGLPADDVTLIIVIDWFLDRIRTTVNVAGDAFGAGIVYYRSKDRLSALEEPKGHDLFKQDPDTDYYPELKEFNTKL is encoded by the exons ATGAGTGACATCGAAGAGATGAAAGCGCCTACTACGGACGGTAAGTCCGGCCTGGTCGACGACCAGAGCTCTCGTGGTTCCTGGGGTGCCTGCTGCTGCGGCTTCTTACGGCGCAATCTCTTGGTCTTGCTCCTGCTGATTTCACTGATCCTTGGTGTTGGTGTCGGCTTCATCATCAAATTCTGCACCGACATTGAGTTAAGTGCCAAGGAGATTGGCTACATCTCCTTCCCCGGGACACTCTTCTTGAACATGCTGAAGATGATCATCGTTCCGCTGATTGTGTCCAGCTTGGTGGCTGGAATGTCTTCACTGGACAAACGAGTCTCCGGAGTCCTTGGCCTCAAG GCTTTGGTGTACTACTTCCTAACCACCCTGATGGCTGTCATACTAGGTATCATCATGGTCATGGCGATCAGTCCAGGTAGCCACGGTCAGACAGACATGATCGATAGATCTGGGAAAAGTGAGCACGTCAACACGGTCGATTCCTTTCTGGACCTCCTGAG GAACATGTTCCCGCCAAACATCATCGAGGCATGCTTTCGAACA TACAAAACTGCGCAAATAGAAGTCATGCCGATGGACGATAAGATGATGATGTCAACCACTATGTCTCCCTCTATGACCACTTCCATGGCCGACATGGAGGGCATCACAACAATGGACAACATGACGAAGAAGATCATAATGTTTCAGTCCATGGGTGGATACCAGGATCGGAGCAATGTGTTAGGCCTGGTGGTGTTTTCCTGTATACTGGGTATCGTGCTTGGCCGCATGGGGCCGGAAGGAGACCCACTCAAGGCCTTTGCCAACTCACTCATGGAGACTATTATGAGACTAGTCAGCATTATTATCTG GATCTCTCCAATCGGTATTTTCTTCCTGATACTCGGCAAGATCTTGGCCATGGATGACTGGGTGAAAGTCTTCAGTCAGATCGGGCTGTACTCGATTACCGTCATCTCGGGTCTGCTCATTCACGGCCTGCTCGTACTGCCCCTTATTTTCCTGATCTTCACCCGGAGGAACCCAGTCACTTACATCAAAGGGGTGTCCCCAGCTCTGATGACGGCCTTCGCGACTGCCTCAAG CTCTGCTACCCTACCATTGACAATGAGTTGCCTTGAGAACAATAATAGGATCGACAAGAGAGTGACCCGTTTCATGCTGCCCATCGGCGCTACGGTCAACATGGACGGGACGGCTCTGTATGAGGCAGTGGCGGCCATCTTCATTGCACAGGTCAACGGCTTCGAACTGGACATTGCGACCATTATAACGGTCAG CGTGACAGCTACCTTAGCGAGCGTGGGAGCTGCTGGGATACCCCAGGCCGGTCTGGTCACGTTGGTCATTGTACTCAACGCGGTTGGTCTACCCGCTGATGACGTCACTCTCATTATTGTCATCGACTGGTTCCT AGACCGTATCCGCACCACCGTGAACGTCGCCGGTGATGCTTTCGGGGCTGGCATCGTCTACTACCGCTCTAAGGATCGTCTCTCAGCCCTGGAGGAACCCAAAGGTCATGACCTCTTCAAACAGGACCCGGATACTGACTACTACCCAGAACTGAAAGAGTTTAACACCAAACTGTAA